GAATTCCACCTTTTTCAGCAAAGTCTCAAATATCCAGAGCCAGAGCAGGGCTGCATTTAGTGGTTTGGGATTTCAAGGCTAAAAATGTTAGGCGGGAATTCTACCAACCTAGCTGTATATATAAAGATCAAAGGTGCTGCTGAATTGTGTTGGTTAAAGTAGGAGGACGGGGCTGACTGGCTGCTGAAGGCTTCCAGTGTATGGTGTGCGGCTAAAGTGGACGGGGGGGGGTGTCGCTCTATGTCAATTACACTCAGACCCTTGATGGAGAAAAGGAGGGGAAGGTATCAGGGAGGGACCTCCCTCGGTAAGGAGCAAACCCAAGGATGTTTGCTCAGCTGGGATTCGCGAGGCCTGAATGTGTGTGCGTAATTTGAAAGCACTGCAAACTGCAaccttacagacacacacacacacacacacacacacacacacacacacacacacacacacacacacacacacacacacaccaaccagAGGATCAGACGAAGCATACAGTGAACAACCCCCACCAGCAAACTTGGTCTTTAAGTCCTGTTTATTTTAGTAACAGGCTGTGGCAGTGGGGTTATTTTACTAAAGTATTAAGTAACAACTCCTACACTTATGCCTCCTTTCAAGCTTGGCCCAAATTATGCTATTTGGCTTCACAAATGGCAGCACCTGCCTTCACGAGGCAGAGGAATTCATAGTTGCAGCACAGTGCAAACTAAATGACAGCTTCCTCATTCAAACACACCGACTGTCACGCCCCCAGCTGAGCAGTGGAGCACATATGGTTGGCGTAGCTGGCACTGTAGCTTTTGCCTTATCAAGGCACCTCTTAAAACAAACCAATCGCCTCACTAATTACAATTCTGAAAAGCAGCTCGACTAGACGAGACCACACAGCAGAAATGACATCAAACATTATTGTTTGCCACCATTTCTCTGCAGAGGGAAAGCACACACTTCTGTCGACCTCGCTCTGCTGTTCCTTTGTGGTAGCGCAAGAGTGTGAGGGCTGAAATGCCTTGGCCTGCTGGTCCCCCCAACAAGGTGGGTGGCTTTCCACTGCGCACCATGAACCCTGCAGCTAGACAAATACTCTATGGTTCATTCGGCCTGCCTGGCTGCGGTTTGGTCTGCACAGCCCAGACGGGACCCATGGCTTCATTCTGTTTGCCATCCCCATGCTACCTCCACACCCCCACCACTTCTTCTctgttggaaaataaaaaacttgGCATGAAAACATGACCCCTTGTACATGCGCACTCTGTCCATGTAGATATAAATCAAGCTTTATGGAGGTCTTCGTCGGTGTCTGCGAGACCTGTGTGCTCCTAGTTTTCCTTCTTCTCACCCAGATCACAGAACAATATTTAGACAAGGTGACCGCAGAGGCGCAGGGGCgagagaggaggaaaggggCAGGTTTTCCCATTATCTTAGACGGCGATAAAAGCACGATGCAAAAGGAAGACACGACCTTTGGCTGATGCCAAAGAAGTGGCTGTGGACTCAAAACAAAGAGGTTTTAGGAGGTTTTTCGAAGGTTTAAACGTTTTCTCTGTCCCGTGGAGCTGcattcattacatttaaaaacctcCTTCAAAAGTTGGGACGGCAGACCCGAAAATCTCCAAACACTTGATTATGACATGGTGAGGTACAATACAAAGTAAAATTCACTCAGTCATCACATGCCTAATGAGCTTAATTAGGAAATGCAtgcaaaaatgtgatttatgGAGCGCTTGTGGGGATTTTCTGGCGTAGGAGAAAAACATTCTTCAAAGAATCCTCTGACATGAAAAATGGCTTGTAAACATGGAGCCTGTCAGTGGCACAGCAATCTTTAGGGTCTGATTAACTGGGAAAACAATGATTTAGACGTGAGCTGTGTCACTGATGGCGTAACATCAGCTTCCTTAGAAGAGAGCGCAAACCTGGCTATTACCGTCACAGCAGATGTCAGCTGCTTTCCTGTAAAAAACCCGAGAGGTGAGCCAGGAAGCGTAATCACAGAATGAGATTTAGGGTTAGTTTTCCTAAAAGTTTATTCAGAAGTCTTGCTAGATCATAAAAATAGTTTGAAGTCAGTGAAgtaaggaggggaaaaaaaatgaggTCACAGGATGTTGTTAGAAGGTCATTGTGGCCCACTGGGGAGACATCGAGGAGCAAACCCCTGGGGTGTCAGGTGAAGTGAGAGGAAACTTCCAGGGGACCGCTGGCTGTACTGCAGCAACCGGAAAATggaaactgagctttaaaaaaagcttcatAATCTTTAAAAGGTTCTCATGGAGCGACGGCTTTGAAGGTATTAAATATATCATCAAGGTGGAGTTCAAGCCAGAAAACAATTTTCAGCTGCCTTCAGGTAGGTTACTCAAAAACCTGACCAAAACCTGTCAATATGACCTCTAAAAAAGTAATGTGACTAATGGAATGCCACGGGGTCATTTCCTCATGTTTCCACAAAAAACGCTCCATGTTTATGAAGACACAGGTCTGGAGAGCAGAGTATTTATTTTCTTGACAATTCTGCAGAGAGTATTCTGGCCCTCCTGCTCCGTGACTCTCACTCAACAGCCATCCATTTGTATGCCACGGGGTTTATTTATACACTACAAACCTTCATCAAGGCTAAtttaatggggggaaaaaagtacaCAAAAATTCTtatgaaaacgcagctgttgcAAGGAGCGGATTCTGTCTAAATAGAAAGAGAACCATCTCGGAATAATATACAAGGCCACCAAGAGGTCATGAGGAAGGTCATCCCCAAAAATATACAGCAAAGACACGCACACAGTGCTGGGACACAGCAAAATATAATCACTTGGCTGTTTAAGTGTTCCCTTTATTTACATCAGCAGAGAAAGAACACAATTAAATTAGGACTAACAAAGTGGGACAGAATAAAGACTTCAAATATACAAAAAGGCCAGGATGTGCGTACTGAGCCTGACGCTAAATCAGTGTGACTTGCAACTTACTCAGACACTGTTTTTAAATACTAGTATTAAAATAATACCACTTGCAGCAGCATAATTTCAAACTGCACACACCAATGAAActcaatatttacatttttgtgccTGCGCATTTTACTGTGattacaataaaagaaaaaaaaatctactctAAGCTGACCTCTCCACCCTTTCATGTCAGGAAGGAAGTCATTATAGTTCTTTATACAGCTGACGAGGAAAAGCCAATAGCGGCAGAGGGGCGAACATTCGACTGCAGATCACACAGGAGAGTCGAGGATGGCAGACTGGAGGCCCCTGAAATCTGAGGAGGCTACATTAAGAAAATTAGAATAATCTCCGCAAGCGTGCGCTCACGTTACTCAAAGAGCCGGTTATTCTGAAGGTTTCCTCTGTGAGTGTCTGTTTGCACATGTGCACGCTCGCACAACAGTAAGGTTTGTTAAAAGCTGGGCCAAAACATTCCTGCAGGTGTGAGTTATGAGGGATGATGCCTGAAGTCGCAGTTTGGAAGAGATAGATCAGCAGGGTGTTTTTGCATGAGTTACAGGCCAAAACAGTGCATCCATCAGAGGCAGGGTGGTCAGCTTCAGTGAAGTGGACCACCCAAAGCAGACAGCATACACCACCTCACGCCACGGACTACAGACCAAACTGCAAGCTTCACACTGTCTGATACTCCAAATATTGATGGAAGTCTGACTGGTACAAAGGCTCACTGTGGGGAAATGTCGAACGTGAGCAATGGCAGAAGCATGTCACCTTGAGAAAACTGGTCAATCGTGTATATTATGAAGACTAAAAGTCAAAGAggagaaaatagaaaaacaaacaaacaaacaaaacaaaaaaacgataAAACCGAGCGCTTCTGATCTGTGTGCGAAACCCACCagtccccaaaaaacaaaaacacacatcaaaaaaacatgtatatgtataaagACGTGTAAAAAAATAGAGGGCAcgagctaaaaaaaaagcctgtttcaaggattgtagatgcttttaacaaaataaagcagTATGTAACTTGAGATAGTGGGCAACCCAAGAAAACAAGCTCACTTTGCTCCAGACATCTTGATGAGTGTGTTAATTGTGTGTGTGGTCCTTTAAGGCCCATACTTGCTTGTTTGGTGATTAGCCCTTCAGCTTCACTGATGGGGAACATTTTTGTGGTTTCGAGGCAGTGCAATTACACCTCCCCACTTCATTTGTTTATATCTTTCTTTTGATAATAACCAGGGTTGCGCTGTGTTTTTTCGGTGTGGTAAGAGCGTGTTCCCAAGGAGCAAGCTTTCCAGAAAGAATGACTGAGAGAGATGGCGGAAAGGTTCAACCCAGGTTTTTGGTGAGACTAGTTTTTCGGTAAGAGCCAGGCTAATAttgccctctagtggacaaaAGTGAAATACTTCTACACGGCCAGTACCTGTTCTTTAGATTTCAGGGACACCGGGGACGACTCGTAGTCTTTTTTGGTCTCAAGGATCTTTTTCACGAGGCCACCTACAGTTAGAGAAAAGTAATTTCAGGAGATTCAGAAGAAAATGAGGCACTGctggaattaaaaacacacacaaacacacacatatatatattttaaatgtagctCTGTACCGTGTTTCTCATCTTTGTCTAGTTCTTGGGTAGGTTCCTGTAATAGAtaagaataacagaaaatataGTAACTACTCCTTGCTTAGATTTTTCTATGAAAAAGTTACTGTTCaagtcactcaccacctccacttcAGGAGCACCTGAGGGTGGAGGGACTGCCTCCTCCACAAGAAACtgttcatcatcatcctcatcttcctccGCGATCTTTTTTCCATCCATGATGACGGGTGCCGAGGGCTTGGCACTAGAGAGCCTTAGAGACGAACAAAGAGGCTGACTCATTCTAAAGAAGATTTAAAAGGCAGGAGCATGAAGAGGAGAGATTCATGTTGCTTGACTGCTGTGTGACTGGTTAGACTTGCTGCACTGCTCCACTGTTCAAAAACCATTTAGACGGGCTCAACATCTAGTAGGAACTAAACTAGGCGAAGAATGATGTCACACAGCATAATCTGAACATAAGAAACATTAATGAATATGAATGATGAAGTCACCTCTCAGCCGGGCTCGCATCAGTGTAGCTTTCCTGTCTCTTGACTCGAGGAGGTGCTGGGCGAGCACTGCTGGGTCGTGCTATTTGTCTACTGTTGaagaatggagaaaaaaaaaaatcaaccataaTCTAAAAGACAgctttacatttcatttttttataaacaaaactgagaacAGCAACAGATGCTGCTGCACCACAGCTGTTCCACCAACCAATCAAATCGTTTCCTCTCCTTATAATCCAAACTGTAAAGTCTACTGGAGGTTTGTGCATAACATTGCATGATATGGTCATATCGTGTAGAGCTCAGTACCAGCACCTTCAAGTGCCAGCAACACAATGATTGGCACCTATAAGATAAGGCATGCTGGTAGAGTGGACATCATAAACACTTCATGGTTCCCCTGTGGTGAGGAAATAGGTCCAAAGTGTGGACCAGCATTagaaaaaagagcaaacatTTTTAGGTGAGGAAAAAGCCCGGACAATATTGGCTCTAATGTCATCATTTAATTCCTAAAACACGCAAAAGCAATGTTTCATCCCACAGGATCTTCAGGCATGTGTCCTAAAGAAGTTCCAACCCTAAAACAGCCACAGAGTGACTTTTTCCTCAGTACACTGTGATAAAGCGCCTCAGAACGAGTCCAAGGAAGCATTTCTCTCAATCTActtctgttcttttttcctcGGACCTCCCAAACATTGACAAATAAGGCTAATGTCCAGAAATATCACCTCGCTAATGGTATGTTAAAATATTAACTGGTTACCATACACTAAACTGCAACTGTGAAATTACATGTCATAAAACTTCCTGAAAGTATTCATGTGTGTAACTACCACTCAATCAATACAActttttctatgtgtgtgttttatgacaAACACAAAATCCACTTCAGTACTAAAACATGTAACTTGAATAGCATCTGCATGTGACCATGCACAGTGGCTCATTAGTGACAGTGTTAACTTTAAAGACCTGGAAGCCATGTCAGATGACGCTGACGATCCTCCAACTTCTCCATTTTCTTGAGGAACAGGTCTCTGGGATAAATGAACATCTCCATCtgctaaagaaaaataacagataATAATTCGCTTTGCATAACATAACAGGAATCCCTCCCATAACAACATTTTGTATTCTGACTCGTCATAAAACACTGCATGACCAAATATGCACCAATGTTCCTGAGCTAGCTTTGTGCTCTATTATAAAACTCCTAAAATCTTTGATATGATTTAAAGACTCATTTAGCATCAACTAAAGCTCTTATTCTTTCAGATCTCCAGTGGCTTAAACTCTCACCTGGATGCACTGATGTATACTTCAAGCTCCTTTGACACCATTGCTGGGTGAGGCTCTCGTGATTTCTCACCACGCCAAActaaactacacctttctttcAAACAGAGTGCAGTCAGAAGCAAAACAGGTGCAAAAGAGGGCAGATTACTGCCTGGTGCAGGTGGTACAGCACACAGGACGAGGCTTTAAAATCTCATTGTCAAAGCTTCCAcggacagataaaaaaaaatgcatttttaccgTAGCTCTGCTGAAATGTGAAGACTGACTGGAATTTCTATAAACCATAATTGCTTCATGGGGCTATTTGTCCTGCTGTTATCTTTCCCACAGGTGTGGCTCCTATTCATTTGCATGCAGGTGAGTTTGGGTTGGGTCCCATTGAAACGCTGTATTTAATATTGACCTTCACAAACAAACCTGAACGACTTGTTCAGaggttttaacaaaaaaaaaaaaaaaaaaaaaatttatcgTTGTTAAACGGTAAGTGAGTCATTCAGTCACTGGCTCACTTTGTTACTCAGACCGGAATATCAAGTTATTTCATACCTTCTACTGTCACCGCAGAGGTAGTTAATGTATCTGCTAAGGTTTGTTAAAGGTGTTACTGTGAGAGTAATTCGATTGATTTATGCACACAATTAATGTTCAATCAGTATCTGAGTTAACCTTTTATGTTGACCTTTTTTTAAGGGACCGATTTCATGGAATAACTTAAaaactttggttttctttaaatgaactcATAAAAGAGAGCAAGCACTTACCGCCTTCACTGTCAGATTCTTCTGCagggaaacaaataaaaaaaaatgtattacttACACAACAATGTAatccctgaaaaggataagtggaagagcaAGGCGAATGAGCAAGTTACTTTATTATTGAAGCGTAAAAAGAAAACTATCAAACTAAAAAGTCTTTCTGccacatttttattaattattaaatatatattcttgCTGTCAATGAATAAAGCTGAAGGAGGGGGTGCCGGGTGTCACCTTGATCTCCCATTTTGGGTCTTCGCCGCTGCCCCTTGGCAGATGCAGGCCGAGGTATTCTCGCTGGACTCTCAGACTGTgttaaaggaaaacacaaaaaagaaaaaaatggatgaCTGACGACAAGCACACACAGATGTaactgtaattaattattttatctgaaaacTGAAATCTTTGTCATGTAGTAACATTTTAacataacacagaaaaaaaagggctGCGTCcctcctgaaaaacaaaagaggctGTGTCGAGGTACAAAAgtttcaaaaccaaacatttaatataataactGCAGAGGCATTAAGATTATATCTCACCCAAACAGACCGCAACAATATCGAGGGAGATGTAGGAAAGATTAGTAAGAACAAAGCAAAGCTAGAAATGCAGACAACTGAGAATTTATCATGTTTGTCAACCAGCTGTGAACCCTGCTTTACACTGAACTGAACAACACGCGACAGTACAAACACACTGCCACACCAAGACATCATCTTGTGATGTGTTAGAGGAGAAATACGAAACTCAGACATTCAAACATTTATTCTCCAGctgaacaacagaaacacagggAACTCACTTCCTCTAACACAGCCCAGGAGGTATTTAAACACAGTAATATCAAAAGGTTTGTAACTGTACTGGTAGTGGATCTGAAATGAAGAAATCCCACTGAGACCTTTTTTCAATGAGTTTTTACCTGGTTCTCAGCTGCTTCTGTGAGCTGTGAAGACAAAAATACAAGTCACACAATCATCACATGTATCAGTTACACACTGAGTGAGGGAACACAATCTGCCACACTACAGCCTGAAGTAGTCTTTAACCACGCAGCTAGCCACCCACTACATTCAAAAACTAAATCGTCTGCAGTAATACCTCTTCAGCTGGATTTGGTTCCTTGCAAGAataagaggcaaaaaaaaaaaaaatcagaaaagaaaTTAGAATAGTTCATGAGCCCGTGTGATGTGTCAGGATTAATAATTCAAGCGTAAGCAAATGAAACCACTGCACCTCTCTGTCATTAATgtctgtgaaactcagaaatgATTTGATTTGTCAGATATCTGAAAATACAGATCTTACCGCTGGTGCAGGTTTGGCTGTTTTAATGGGCTCTTCAGGGGATGGTTTTTGCTGTTCCTCTGATATTCGGACCtgaacgcacacacaaacaactgtAAGAACTacattctgttgtttttcatgtatttgttcAGTCACACACTGTATATTTAACATGTTCTAAGCTGAAACGGCGACTGGAAAAGGGAAATGTGTGCTGTCCTTGCTGCAAACATACCTTGCTGTTTCCACTCTCTCCACTTCTCTTCCTCTCATCCCCATCTTTGTGTcggtctctttctttttctctgtctcgATCTCTTCGTTTttccttgtctctctctctgtgagaaTCTTGCTCTCTtgtcttttctctgtctctctctttgtcctTTTCCCTGTCTcgatctctctctctgtctctgtccctgACTCGTCCTTTGTCTTTGTCTCGTTCCCGGTCTCGACTCTTGTCCTTGTCACGGTCTTTCGCATGGCGGTCCTGTTCGCTGCGATGGTGTTTTTCCGAGCGCTCTCTGTCACGACGGTGctctttctctccatctctgcgtCGGCTCTCCTGTTCTTTGGGCTGGTCTGGGTCTTTCTGGTCCCGGCTGCTGCTGCGCTCTgtgatcttcttcttctcctgaaATAATATATTAACAGTTATACATCATGCAGTTCACAGTAGGcctaatcatttttttaaatcctattgaaaaatgtaaatatatatatatatatatatatatatatatatatatacatatatatctgaGGTGTGCTACAAAAaaattctttgcagtattttggTGTGAACGTTAAAATATAGATTCTGAGGACATCTGAAGAAACATTAATATGTCTGAAAGTGTTAGATTATTTAATGGATGCCATTTAAGAAGACTCACCTCTCTATCCACATGATGTTCCCGTCCCTCCCTATTCTCCTTGTCCTGGGACCTAGAGGTACTGGCTTTGGTTTTAATGTCCACTTTTTCTCCTTTAAGCACTCGCTTCACTGCGTCATCACTGGACATCTGCAGTTAAATGTACAGGAGGATCAGACAATGTGATAAAGTAAAACTCACTGAACAGCTTTAAACAGCATCTACGTTCCAAAGTgtccctgaaaaggagaaactTTATGATTGGATTGAACCTTAAATCTGAAAACTCTAAGATTCGgttgaaggggaaaaaataaaaataaacacaattcaGGAAAAACAGCCCATTTAACAGTTCTTCACTATTCATTAAAATGTCAGGCTTGTGGGAATTCGCtttactttttgttgttgttcttaatTTGTTTGCTGCTATTAAATACCATTACTACAGCAATTGTAACCACATACATACATTTATGGAGCAACAACCCCAGGCATCTGCTCATCTGTTTACACTCAATCTCCAGGGTTCAATTAAATACTTTCAATGTCTCCCTGAGGCAGCCAGACAGTTTTCCCAATCGAGCAATATCTGGATATGAAAAATAACACATActtcattttccttttaatgGAGAGCTAGTTTCATTTGTGTCTCGGATATAACAGAGACAACATGAAAAATGGATAAATTAGTGAAATAAGAGTGCGTTCTTAACTTAGCTTTTCAGCGTGAGTGTGTAATCTAATAAGACAGACCTTGTTGAGGCAGCACTTGGCGATGGCCTGCAGCAGCTCGTTGGTTTTCTCTGGTTCGTGGCCGGCTACAATGCGGGCTGGCTTTGCTGCCAGGGGCTCGCCACTGACCAGCATCACAACGTCAATCGCTTTCTGAAGGAAGGCTATTTTTGAGTCCTTATCCTAGAAAGAAAAAGGGTGACAGTGCACAGGAGGTAACTCCAACGAGATTCATTTTCGGACACAGTTTAGGATGATTAAACAATCTGAGAAATGTGGATCTTTGCAGAGATTAGCTGAAGTTACTTCTGCCTTAGATGAGCATCTTGGTTGAGTCCGGTATAAAATAGCATGCAAATAAACTATAATTGGCCCATAATCACCATTTGTGTCCACCCTTTAACTCTGACACCACTATTTTCTTCATAATGCTACTTACATTACAGTAAGTATATTTTACTTTGCAGGGTGTGAATCTTAAGTCTGCCACACATTGTAAATGTGACTGTGCCATTTGTAGAGTATAATTGTTAGCTTTCAAATCCTGAACCTCAAAGGGCCAATCAGTCTTGTTTTTAATAAGGCAGACAAAAGGTGAAATGGAACACCTGGATTTTTAACAAGGACCATCTTTCATAATGGAGgaacagacaaaaacactcCTTTGATTTAATTCTTGGGTGTTAATAAAACAGACCTTACTCTAGACTAATAACCCAGCTAAACAGCCCCTCTGGTCCATCAGCCTGCTGCATTTGAGAAGGCTGCCAACTGCATAACAT
This genomic window from Astatotilapia calliptera chromosome 16, fAstCal1.2, whole genome shotgun sequence contains:
- the traf3ip1 gene encoding TRAF3-interacting protein 1 isoform X2; translation: MNAAVVKKTQDTLGKVIKKPPLTEKLLSKPPFRYLHDIFSEVIRTTGFMKGLYEENEMKSDSVKDKDSKIAFLQKAIDVVMLVSGEPLAAKPARIVAGHEPEKTNELLQAIAKCCLNKMSSDDAVKRVLKGEKVDIKTKASTSRSQDKENREGREHHVDREEKKKITERSSSRDQKDPDQPKEQESRRRDGEKEHRRDRERSEKHHRSEQDRHAKDRDKDKSRDRERDKDKGRVRDRDRERDRDREKDKERDREKTREQDSHRERDKEKRRDRDREKERDRHKDGDERKRSGESGNSKVRISEEQQKPSPEEPIKTAKPAPAEPNPAEELTEAAENQSESPARIPRPASAKGQRRRPKMGDQEESDSEGDGDVHLSQRPVPQENGEVGGSSASSDMASSRQIARPSSARPAPPRVKRQESYTDASPAERMSQPLCSSLRLSSAKPSAPVIMDGKKIAEEDEDDDEQFLVEEAVPPPSGAPEVEVEPTQELDKDEKHGGLVKKILETKKDYESSPVSLKSKEQNLVSEAAQKKERDMVTKEIERLRSSIQLVCRSSLPLGKIMDYIQEDMDAMQAELLSWRRENKEHAQALLQEQRATDRAVEPLKAELAELEQLIKDQQDKICAVRSNILKNEEKIQKMVTGIKVSSRT
- the traf3ip1 gene encoding TRAF3-interacting protein 1 isoform X1 encodes the protein MNAAVVKKTQDTLGKVIKKPPLTEKLLSKPPFRYLHDIFSEVIRTTGFMKGLYEENEMKSDSVKDKDSKIAFLQKAIDVVMLVSGEPLAAKPARIVAGHEPEKTNELLQAIAKCCLNKMSSDDAVKRVLKGEKVDIKTKASTSRSQDKENREGREHHVDREEKKKITERSSSRDQKDPDQPKEQESRRRDGEKEHRRDRERSEKHHRSEQDRHAKDRDKDKSRDRERDKDKGRVRDRDRERDRDREKDKERDREKTREQDSHRERDKEKRRDRDREKERDRHKDGDERKRSGESGNSKVRISEEQQKPSPEEPIKTAKPAPAEPNPAEELTEAAENQSESPARIPRPASAKGQRRRPKMGDQEESDSEGADGDVHLSQRPVPQENGEVGGSSASSDMASSRQIARPSSARPAPPRVKRQESYTDASPAERMSQPLCSSLRLSSAKPSAPVIMDGKKIAEEDEDDDEQFLVEEAVPPPSGAPEVEVEPTQELDKDEKHGGLVKKILETKKDYESSPVSLKSKEQNLVSEAAQKKERDMVTKEIERLRSSIQLVCRSSLPLGKIMDYIQEDMDAMQAELLSWRRENKEHAQALLQEQRATDRAVEPLKAELAELEQLIKDQQDKICAVRSNILKNEEKIQKMVTGIKVSSRT
- the traf3ip1 gene encoding TRAF3-interacting protein 1 isoform X3; the protein is MNAAVVKKTQDTLGKVIKKPPLTEKLLSKPPFRYLHDIFSEVIRTTGFMKGLYEENEMKSDSVKDKDSKIAFLQKAIDVVMLVSGEPLAAKPARIVAGHEPEKTNELLQAIAKCCLNKMSSDDAVKRVLKGEKVDIKTKASTSRSQDKENREGREHHVDREEKKKITERSSSRDQKDPDQPKEQESRRRDGEKEHRRDRERSEKHHRSEQDRHAKDRDKDKSRDRERDKDKGRVRDRDRERDRDREKDKERDREKTREQDSHRERDKEKRRDRDREKERDRHKDGDERKRSGESGNSKVRISEEQQKPSPEEPIKTAKPAPAEPNPAEELTEAAENQSESPARIPRPASAKGQRRRPKMGDQEESDSEGADGDVHLSQRPVPQENGEVGGSSASSDMASRQIARPSSARPAPPRVKRQESYTDASPAERMSQPLCSSLRLSSAKPSAPVIMDGKKIAEEDEDDDEQFLVEEAVPPPSGAPEVEVEPTQELDKDEKHGGLVKKILETKKDYESSPVSLKSKEQNLVSEAAQKKERDMVTKEIERLRSSIQLVCRSSLPLGKIMDYIQEDMDAMQAELLSWRRENKEHAQALLQEQRATDRAVEPLKAELAELEQLIKDQQDKICAVRSNILKNEEKIQKMVTGIKVSSRT
- the traf3ip1 gene encoding TRAF3-interacting protein 1 isoform X7 translates to MNAAVVKKTQDTLGKVIKKPPLTEKLLSKPPFRYLHDIFSEVIRTTGFMKGLYEENEMKSDSVKDKDSKIAFLQKAIDVVMLVSGEPLAAKPARIVAGHEPEKTNELLQAIAKCCLNKMSSDDAVKRVLKGEKVDIKTKASTSRSQDKENREGREHHVDREEKKKITERSSSRDQKDPDQPKEQESRRRDGEKEHRRDRERSEKHHRSEQDRHAKDRDKDKSRDRERDKDKGRVRDRDRERDRDREKDKERDREKTREQDSHRERDKEKRRDRDREKERDRHKDGDERKRSGESGNSKVRISEEQQKPSPEEPIKTAKPAPASESPARIPRPASAKGQRRRPKMGDQEESDSEGADGDVHLSQRPVPQENGEVGGSSASSDMASSRQIARPSSARPAPPRVKRQESYTDASPAERMSQPLCSSLRLSSAKPSAPVIMDGKKIAEEDEDDDEQFLVEEAVPPPSGAPEVEVEPTQELDKDEKHGGLVKKILETKKDYESSPVSLKSKEQNLVSEAAQKKERDMVTKEIERLRSSIQLVCRSSLPLGKIMDYIQEDMDAMQAELLSWRRENKEHAQALLQEQRATDRAVEPLKAELAELEQLIKDQQDKICAVRSNILKNEEKIQKMVTGIKVSSRT
- the traf3ip1 gene encoding TRAF3-interacting protein 1 isoform X4 encodes the protein MNAAVVKKTQDTLGKVIKKPPLTEKLLSKPPFRYLHDIFSEVIRTTGFMKGLYEENEMKSDSVKDKDSKIAFLQKAIDVVMLVSGEPLAAKPARIVAGHEPEKTNELLQAIAKCCLNKMSSDDAVKRVLKGEKVDIKTKASTSRSQDKENREGREHHVDREEKKKITERSSSRDQKDPDQPKEQESRRRDGEKEHRRDRERSEKHHRSEQDRHAKDRDKDKSRDRERDKDKGRVRDRDRERDRDREKDKERDREKTREQDSHRERDKEKRRDRDREKERDRHKDGDERKRSGESGNSKVRISEEQQKPSPEEPIKTAKPAPALTEAAENQSESPARIPRPASAKGQRRRPKMGDQEESDSEGADGDVHLSQRPVPQENGEVGGSSASSDMASSRQIARPSSARPAPPRVKRQESYTDASPAERMSQPLCSSLRLSSAKPSAPVIMDGKKIAEEDEDDDEQFLVEEAVPPPSGAPEVEVEPTQELDKDEKHGGLVKKILETKKDYESSPVSLKSKEQNLVSEAAQKKERDMVTKEIERLRSSIQLVCRSSLPLGKIMDYIQEDMDAMQAELLSWRRENKEHAQALLQEQRATDRAVEPLKAELAELEQLIKDQQDKICAVRSNILKNEEKIQKMVTGIKVSSRT
- the traf3ip1 gene encoding TRAF3-interacting protein 1 isoform X5, with protein sequence MNAAVVKKTQDTLGKVIKKPPLTEKLLSKPPFRYLHDIFSEVIRTTGFMKGLYEENEMKSDSVKDKDSKIAFLQKAIDVVMLVSGEPLAAKPARIVAGHEPEKTNELLQAIAKCCLNKMSSDDAVKRVLKGEKVDIKTKASTSRSQDKENREGREHHVDREEKKKITERSSSRDQKDPDQPKEQESRRRDGEKEHRRDRERSEKHHRSEQDRHAKDRDKDKSRDRERDKDKGRVRDRDRERDRDREKDKERDREKTREQDSHRERDKEKRRDRDREKERDRHKDGDERKRSGESGNSKVRISEEQQKPSPEEPIKTAKPAPAEPNPAEELTEAAENQSESPARIPRPASAKGQRRRPKMGDQEESDSEGADGDVHLSQRPVPQENGEVGGSSASSDMASSRQIARPSSARPAPPRVKRQESYTDASPAERLSSAKPSAPVIMDGKKIAEEDEDDDEQFLVEEAVPPPSGAPEVEVEPTQELDKDEKHGGLVKKILETKKDYESSPVSLKSKEQNLVSEAAQKKERDMVTKEIERLRSSIQLVCRSSLPLGKIMDYIQEDMDAMQAELLSWRRENKEHAQALLQEQRATDRAVEPLKAELAELEQLIKDQQDKICAVRSNILKNEEKIQKMVTGIKVSSRT